The following DNA comes from Nitrogeniibacter aestuarii.
TTCGGCGACCTGATCCAGGATCTCAAGCGCCGCATCGAGGAAGGCGATCTGGCCTCGGGCCAGGGCACTGTCCGCCAGGCGGACGTGATTGGCGACTACGTCGAACGCGTCGTTGGCGACGTCAAGCTCGCCCGTCCCATGAAGATCGTCATGGACTGCGGCAACGGTGTCGCTGGTGCCGTCGCGCCCGAGCTGTTCCGTCGCCTCGGTTGCGAGATCGTCGAGCTGTTCTGCGAGGTCGATGGCAATTTCCCCAATCACCACCCGGATCCCTCCAAGCCTGAAAACCTCGCGGATGTCATCCAGGCACTCAAGGACACCGATGCCGAACTGGGTCTGGCCTTCGACGGCGACGGCGACCGGCTGGGTGTGGTCACCAAAGATGGCGAAATCATCTATCCGGACCGCCAGCTCATGCTGTTTGCCGAAGACGTGCTCTCCCGCGTTCCCGGCGGCCAGATCATCTATGACGTGAAGTGCACCCGCAACCTGGCCAGCTGGATCCGCGAGCGTGGCGGCGAACCGGTGATGTGGAACACCGGCCATGCCCTGGTCAAGGCCAAGCTCAAGGAAACCGGCGCGCCCCTGGCCGGTGAAATGAGCGGACACGTGTTCTTCAAGGAGCGCTGGTACGGCTTCGACGACGGCCTGTACACCGGCGCCCGCCTGCTCGAAATCCTCTCCGCCCGCCCGGACGCCAACGCAGCACTCAAGGCGCTGCCCGATGCCGTGTCCACGCCGGAACTCAACATCAAGATGAACGAAGGCGAGCCCTTCGAGCTGGTCAAACGTCTCAAGGAAAAGGCCAGCTTCGACGGCGCGCGCGAACTCATCACCATCGATGGCGTACGGGTCGAATACGAAGACGGTTTCGGTCTGGCACGTCCGTCCAACACCACACCGGTCGTTGTCCTGCGCTTCGAGGCCGACAGCGAAGCGGCGATTGCCAAGATCCAGTCCGCCTTCCGCGAAGCCATCGAAAACGTCTGGCCGGGTATCGAACTGCCCTACTGATCAGCGCGTCCAGACACGCGACCATGCACCTGTGCCGGCGCTGCCATGCGCCGGCATTTTATTTCCATCATCCGCAAGCACGCCCGTGACCCAGACCGCCTACTGCCCCGCCCTGCTCGTCTCCGCACCTGCCTCAGGCCAGGGTAAGACCACTGCCACGGCCGCACTCGCCCGCTGGCATGTGCGCCAGGGGCGTCGGGTGCGCGTCTTCAAGACCGGGCCGGACTATCTCGATCCCATGGTGCTCGAACGCGCCAGCGGCCAACCGGTCTATCAACTCGATCGCTGGATGGCGGGCGACGCGCATTGCCGCCAGCTACTGCATGAGGCAGCACAGACCTCCGATGTCATCCTGGTGGAGGGCGTCATGGGGCTGCACGATGGCATTGCCTCCAGTGCAGCGCTCGCCGAGACATTCGGCCTGCCCGTGCTGGCGGTTATCGACGGTTCGGCCATGGCCCAGACCTTCGGTGCCATTGCGCTGGGTCTGGCCACCTATCGCCCCCAGCTCGATTTCTTCGGCGTGCTTGCGAACCGCATCGGGAGTGACAGCCACGCCACCATGCTCCAGGAAAGCCTGCCCGACGGTATCGCCTGGCTCGGCGCGCTCAAACGCGACGCTGACGCTGCGCTTCCCTCCCGTCACCTGGGGCTTGTCCAGGCCGATGAAATCGCCGACATCGACGCCCGCATCGACCGGGCGGCCGATGCCTTCGACGCGATC
Coding sequences within:
- a CDS encoding phosphomannomutase/phosphoglucomutase; this translates as MQLDASIFKAYDIRGIIDKTLTPEVARAIGHALGSEAAARGQSAIAVGRDGRLSGPSLAGALAEGICAAGVDVVDIGCVPTPLTYYAAYQLGTNSCVSVTGSHNPPDYNGFKMVLGGQTLFGDLIQDLKRRIEEGDLASGQGTVRQADVIGDYVERVVGDVKLARPMKIVMDCGNGVAGAVAPELFRRLGCEIVELFCEVDGNFPNHHPDPSKPENLADVIQALKDTDAELGLAFDGDGDRLGVVTKDGEIIYPDRQLMLFAEDVLSRVPGGQIIYDVKCTRNLASWIRERGGEPVMWNTGHALVKAKLKETGAPLAGEMSGHVFFKERWYGFDDGLYTGARLLEILSARPDANAALKALPDAVSTPELNIKMNEGEPFELVKRLKEKASFDGARELITIDGVRVEYEDGFGLARPSNTTPVVVLRFEADSEAAIAKIQSAFREAIENVWPGIELPY